The Bacteroidota bacterium genome includes a window with the following:
- a CDS encoding LamG-like jellyroll fold domain-containing protein, translating into MYSQKSIVFFLTLIFLSIFTYGQANLSSGLTAYYPLDGNARDYSGNSFDGNIYEATPTQDRFGNYNHAYSFDGNNDFIGLGNNFGDIFSNGNRQFAFSFWFKCNNLSGTNILIDKAASNVCSESQYEWVIRTKDSHLNFVAFYSLDGTNARNIECYKTLNTNTWYHVVGNFDGN; encoded by the coding sequence TGTTTTTTTTCTAACGCTAATTTTTTTATCAATTTTTACTTACGGACAAGCTAATTTAAGCAGTGGACTTACTGCGTATTACCCCTTAGATGGAAATGCAAGAGATTACAGTGGAAATTCTTTTGATGGAAACATTTATGAAGCCACTCCAACTCAAGACAGGTTCGGTAACTACAATCATGCTTACAGCTTTGATGGCAACAATGATTTTATTGGTTTGGGAAATAATTTTGGAGATATCTTTTCAAACGGCAATCGCCAATTTGCCTTTTCATTCTGGTTTAAATGTAATAATTTATCTGGAACAAATATATTAATTGACAAAGCTGCATCTAACGTTTGTTCTGAAAGCCAATATGAATGGGTAATTCGCACAAAAGATAGTCATCTTAACTTTGTTGCTTTTTATTCTTTGGACGGCACTAATGCCAGAAATATTGAATGTTACAAAACTCTTAATACAAATACTTGGTATCATGTTGTTGGTAATTTTGATGGCAAC